A region of Bacteroidota bacterium DNA encodes the following proteins:
- a CDS encoding S9 family peptidase — translation MKKLLTIIILLSLFSCKENIIKDVFDYPETKKVDQVDDYFGTMVSDPYRWLENDTSAETSEWVNIQNELTRSYLDSLPYREKIQNRLTELWNYPKQGIPSKAGDNYFFYKNDGLQAQSVLYIMRGLDAEPEVFLDPNTLSKDGTVALASYKVSKDGQFFAYAISRSGSDWNEIFVIDVETKKQLSDHLNWVKFSGISWHGNGFYYSRYPAPKSGTELSALNQNHTVYFHQIGSSQTTDKVVFNDPENPAFSYYGGTTYDNKYLIIYGSESTNGNSLRVKNLHDNAQKFILIDQGFDYDFNIVDNIGDSLLILTNKGATNYRLVVVDTKDPELKFNDLIPQQDFPLQSVSVIGGKLFAQYIKDASDRVFMYQLNGDFVKEIELAGLGSLSGFNGNRNDSIVFYSYNSFIQPSSIYKFDVNKLTSELYFESEIDFDFDRYESNLVFVTSKDGTKVPAYITHKKGISLDGNNPTLLYAYGGFNISMTPSFSISNLVFLENGGVYVMACLRGGGEYGESWHKAGMRLNKQNVFDDFISTAEYLIDKKYTNKDKLAIRGGSNGGLLVGACLAQRPELFKVALPAVGVMDMLRYQKFSAGVFWVDEYGSSDDKEMFDYIYRYSPLHNLKSGVEYPATLVTTADHDDRVVPAHSFKFIASLQSHQKSNNPVLIRISKKAGHGAGKPTQKIIEEYTDIWTFVFKNLAIESIY, via the coding sequence ATGAAAAAACTTTTAACAATTATCATTCTACTTTCTTTGTTTTCTTGTAAAGAAAATATTATCAAGGATGTGTTTGATTATCCTGAAACAAAAAAAGTGGATCAGGTAGATGACTATTTTGGAACCATGGTTTCAGATCCCTATCGTTGGCTCGAAAACGATACTTCTGCAGAAACAAGCGAATGGGTCAATATCCAAAACGAATTAACCCGCAGCTATTTGGACTCATTGCCTTACAGAGAAAAAATTCAAAACAGGCTAACTGAATTATGGAACTATCCCAAACAAGGTATACCAAGCAAAGCAGGTGATAATTACTTCTTTTATAAGAATGATGGTTTGCAGGCACAAAGTGTTCTGTACATCATGAGAGGACTCGATGCTGAACCAGAAGTTTTCCTTGATCCAAATACTCTTTCTAAAGATGGAACAGTGGCCTTGGCTTCCTATAAAGTATCTAAGGATGGGCAGTTTTTTGCCTATGCAATATCAAGAAGTGGCTCTGACTGGAATGAAATATTTGTGATAGATGTAGAAACCAAAAAACAGCTTTCAGATCATTTGAATTGGGTTAAATTTTCTGGTATATCGTGGCATGGAAACGGATTTTATTATTCAAGATATCCTGCACCCAAAAGTGGAACAGAATTATCTGCCTTAAATCAGAATCACACAGTATATTTTCATCAAATAGGAAGCTCACAAACAACTGATAAAGTAGTTTTTAATGACCCTGAAAATCCAGCTTTTAGCTATTATGGTGGAACAACTTATGATAATAAGTACTTGATAATTTATGGAAGTGAATCAACCAATGGGAATTCACTTCGTGTAAAAAACCTTCACGATAATGCCCAAAAATTCATTTTAATTGATCAGGGATTTGATTATGATTTTAATATAGTTGATAATATTGGCGATTCCTTGTTAATATTAACCAATAAAGGGGCGACAAATTATCGTTTGGTTGTAGTTGATACAAAGGATCCTGAGCTTAAGTTTAATGACCTAATTCCCCAACAAGATTTTCCATTACAAAGTGTTAGTGTAATAGGAGGGAAGCTTTTTGCACAATATATCAAGGATGCTTCTGATCGGGTTTTTATGTATCAGCTTAATGGCGATTTTGTGAAAGAAATTGAATTAGCAGGATTGGGCTCTTTGTCAGGATTTAATGGAAACAGAAACGATAGCATAGTCTTCTATTCATATAATTCATTTATTCAGCCTTCGTCAATTTATAAATTTGATGTCAATAAGCTGACATCCGAATTGTATTTTGAATCTGAAATAGATTTTGATTTTGATCGCTATGAAAGTAATTTGGTTTTTGTGACCTCTAAAGATGGAACAAAAGTTCCTGCCTATATTACACATAAAAAAGGCATTTCGCTGGATGGAAATAATCCTACTTTGCTCTATGCTTATGGCGGATTTAATATTAGCATGACACCTTCATTTTCCATAAGCAATCTTGTTTTTCTTGAAAATGGAGGCGTTTATGTGATGGCTTGCTTACGGGGAGGAGGTGAATATGGAGAATCATGGCATAAAGCTGGGATGCGATTAAATAAACAAAATGTTTTTGATGATTTCATTTCAACTGCTGAGTATCTGATTGACAAAAAATACACAAATAAAGATAAACTGGCTATCAGAGGAGGATCAAACGGAGGTTTATTGGTAGGAGCCTGTTTGGCTCAGCGACCTGAGTTATTTAAAGTTGCACTTCCAGCAGTTGGTGTCATGGATATGCTACGATATCAGAAGTTCTCGGCAGGTGTTTTTTGGGTTGATGAATATGGAAGTAGTGATGACAAGGAGATGTTTGATTATATTTATCGTTACTCACCACTTCATAACTTAAAAAGTGGTGTTGAATATCCTGCCACATTAGTAACCACAGCCGATCATGATGATAGGGTTGTTCCAGCCCACTCCTTTAAGTTTATTGCTAGCTTGCAATCTCATCAAAAAAGCAATAATCCTGTTTTGATAAGAATCAGTAAAAAGGCAGGACATGGAGCGGGAAAGCCAACACAGAAAATCATTGAAGAGTACACAGATATTTGGACATTCGTTTTTAAAAATCTGGCCATTGAATCTATTTACTAA
- a CDS encoding YkgJ family cysteine cluster protein produces MYEIDLNIFTKKAEDQYQENMAFFKRLKQKKPKNLDSIVHQLHEEVFSEIDCLTCANCCKTTSPAFYMKDIERMSKKLKIKSTEFISTYLVLDEDESYMFKSEPCPFLMDDNYCAHYLSRPLACKEYPHTNRKRFHQVLMLSARNTLVCPAVLEITNRLKRIFL; encoded by the coding sequence ATGTATGAGATTGATCTAAATATATTCACAAAAAAAGCCGAGGATCAATATCAGGAAAACATGGCTTTTTTCAAACGATTAAAGCAAAAGAAACCCAAAAATCTGGATTCAATCGTTCATCAATTGCATGAGGAGGTTTTTAGTGAAATCGATTGCCTGACATGTGCTAATTGCTGCAAAACTACCAGTCCTGCTTTTTATATGAAAGACATTGAAAGGATGTCAAAAAAGTTAAAAATAAAATCAACTGAATTTATTTCGACCTATTTAGTTTTGGATGAAGACGAATCCTATATGTTTAAAAGTGAACCTTGTCCTTTTTTAATGGATGATAACTATTGTGCTCATTATTTATCAAGACCATTGGCTTGTAAAGAATATCCTCATACAAACAGGAAACGGTTTCATCAAGTATTAATGCTAAGTGCTAGAAATACGCTAGTCTGTCCAGCAGTTTTGGAAATTACAAACAGACTTAAGAGAATCTTTTTGTAA